GCATCGTCGGCGAACACGGGTTCATGTCTGACTTCTTCACCAGTCCCGAAGAGTACCTCGTCCGCATCCCTCGCTCTCACGCCGAACTCGGCTTTCTCATCGAGCCGATTTCGATCACCGAGAAAGCCCTCGAACTCGCCTACGCGAGTCGGTCGTCGTTCGAGTGGGACCCGTCGTCTGCGCTCGTCCTCGGGAACGGGAGTCTCGGACTGCTGACGATGGCCATGCTGAAGAGCGACGACAAGGCCTACGAACGGCTCTACTGTCTCGGCCGGCGTGACCGACCCGACCCGACGATCGACATCATCGAGAAGTTGGGTGGCACCTACATCGACTCTCGGCAGACGCCCGTCGAGGACATCCCAGACGAACACGAACAGATGGACTTCATCTACGAGGCGACAGGGTTCCCGAAACACGCCATCCAATCGGTCCAAGCCCTCGCTCCGAACGGCGTCGGCGCACTGCTCGGTGTGCCGAGTGACTGGGAGTTCGAAGTCGATGCGGGCGCGTTCCACCGCGAGATGGTGCTGCACAACAAAGCACTCGTCGGGAGCGTCAACTCACACGTCAAACACTTCGAGTCAGCGACCGTGACGTTCACCAAGCTTCCCCGGTGGTTCCTCCGTGACCTCGTCACGGGTGTCTACCCACTGTCGGATTTCGAAGCGGCATTCGACGACGACGACACCACTATAAAAACCGCCATCGAATTCAGTAGCGTATGAAGAACGTCGACGACCTCATCGCCAGCGCGGCGGAGCTCGCGGACCGTGGCCTCTCGAAAGGCGAGATTGCCGACGAGTTGAACGTCTCCCGAGAAACCGCCAGTTGGTTGGTCGACCGGAGCGGTGCAGCAGCAAAGCCCAAACCGACCGAAAAACCGGAGGGCCCCGACGACATCCACGTCGATTGGAACGCCATCGGAAGCGGTGGCAAACGCCTCACGTACATCGGTCGTGCCCTCGCGGACCTCCTGACCGAGACGCACGAAGACGCAGACGTGACCATCGGTATCGAGAAAGCGGGCGTTCCGCTCGCGACGAGCGTCTCGCGCGAACTCGAAACCTCGCTCGGTGCGTACGCACCGGCGAAACACCAGTGGGAAGAAGGCGACATCGAAGACCTCGGCGGCGGGTTCTCCCGTAACTTCGCGCCCGTCGAGGGCCGCAAGTGTTTCATCGTCGACGACACGGTGACGAGCGGAACGACGCTACGCGAGACCATCGAGTCGATTCGCGCCGAAGGCGGCGAACCGCTCGCGTGCGTCGTCATCGTCGACAAACAAGGTGTCGAAGAGATAGACGGTGTCCCCGTCCACTCGCTCATCAACGTCGTCCGCGTTGGCGAGCAGTAACGCCACCTTAACGACTCACCGGCCGGACGACCCCCGTTCGTCTCTGCCAGTCCCCACGACGCAACTCCTTTGTCTGCCGGGCGGTAAAGTGGGGGTATGACTTTCCAACCCGAGAGTATGGACCCCGAAGAAGTCCAGACCCGCGTCACCGAAGCAATCGAGAACAACGACGTCGTCCTGTTCATGAAGGGCAACCGCCTGATGCCGCAGTGCGGCTACTCTGCGAAGGCCCTCGAACTCATCTCGCAGTACGTCGACGAGTTCGAGACGGTCGACGTGCTGCCTGCACTCCCGCACTACCGCGCGGCGCTCGACGACAAGAGTGGCTGGGAGACGATTCCGCAGACGTTCGTCGACGGTGAGTTCATCGGTGGAAGCGACATCCTCGAAGAACTCGACAACCGTGGCGAACTCGAAGCGACGCTGACGGGCGAGAACTAATCGGACGACTGCGTCGAGATTAGGCAGTTCTTTCTATGGCCAAACCGGAAGGGGAGGCCATATAAGTCTCCGACTCGTACAGGCACACAGGTATCGCCAACCGCGTGCGCCCGCACCGTGGCTCTCGTCGATACCGAAGCCAACAATGTCAGGCCGCGTATATCGACTTCATTCGACGTTGGAACTGCCACTCGAAGACGTAATGGACTACTTCGAGAACGACCCCACTCTCCCACCGGAGGTTGAGGATGTGGACATCACGCGCCGCAACAACACCCTCATCATCAAAGCCGTCTCTGCTGACGACAGTCTCAGCAAGTACACGCCGACGGCCCAGCTGAAAGCGAGCGTGACCGAGAACCGCGTTTACGAAGAAGAGCCCCCCCGAGCAGGTGCACCAAGCTGGGGACAAGAAGAAGAAGAGGAGATTCCCTCGGAACTCGTCGAGTTCGCCTGCTTCAAGGGCGACCTCGAGACAGTTCTGCAGAACACGGCGCTTCAGTACCCGATGTTCCTCGTCCTCCGAGAGATTGCGATGCTCTCGGAGAAGGGCACGCTGACCGCCATCACCGAAGAGAGCGACGAACTCCAGGCGACGCGCATCGTCGAAGGAGAAGTGCGCGCTGCATCCGTCGAAGTCGTGGAGAACCCACAACAGAACAGCTCGGCTGACAGCGGTGTCAACTGGCGCGACAACAAGTTCATCTCCTGAACTCGCCGTATCCTCTATCGATATCCGTCGCTCGACGTGAGTGTGCGGCCCTCTTCGTGTGTGACGGTACCATTCATCACTGAATGTCTCGGTCAAAAAGCATTTACACGACCTAATTAGATGTAATTACGAACCATGTCGGAAGCCTTCCCAGACTACCTCGACGTCGACTACGCTGACGGCGAGGGAGAGACGCCGGAAGATTACCCAAGCATCGAGGACAAAATCGAGAAGGCCATCGAGGTCACGAAGCAGGGCCTCGAACAGTACGAGAACCCAGCCGTCATGTGGACTGGCGGAAAGGACTCGACGCTGACGCTCTACTTCATCAAGGAAGTCGCCGAGCGCTACGACCTCGAAGTCCCGCCGGCGGTCTTCATCGACCACTACCAGCACTTCGACGAAATCATGGACTTCGTCAAGCACTGGGCCGACGAGTGGGACCTCGACGTCATCTGGGCGCGTAACGAGGACGTCGGCAACTACGTCGACGAACACGGCCTCGAACCCGGTGACGACATCGAAGTCTCGGGACTCTCCGAACACAACCAGCACCACATCCGCAACATCCTCGAGTACGAAGAGGACACGTTCCCCTTCCTCCTCGACACCTACGTGGGTAACCACCTGCTGAAGACCGTCGCACTCAACGACACCCTCGAAGAGTACGACATCGACGGCGTCATCTCGGGCGTCCGCTGGGACGAACAGGAAGCCCGCGCCGACGAGACGTTCTTCAGCCCCCGCCACAACCCGGACATCTACCCGCCGCACGACCGCGTCCAACCCATCCTCCAGTTCGAAGAGAGCGCCGTCTGGGACGCCTTCTGGTACTTCGCCGTCCCCGACACGGTCGAGAACTACCCAGAAGACGGCTACGTTCCGACGAGCGACGAGGACCTCCCCGAGGGTGTCGCGCAGACTGACATCCCCGTCTCGCCGAAGTACTTCGCTGGCTTCCGCAGTCTCGGCAGCGAAGTCTCGACGGACAAATCCGCCGAAGAACCAGCGTGGCTCCAGGACATGGAGAACACGACCGAGCGCGCAGGCCGCGCCCAGGACAAAGAAGACCTGATGGAGCGCCTGCGCGACCTCGGCTACATGTAAATTGCGGTAATCGACTCACGCGTTTTCCACCCGTTTTTTACCGCTTAACAGCCGGTAGTCCACACCTAACGTTCTGTTAGTCCGAAAACATAGATAACGTCTCCCGGCGATGCGTTTACTATGGCTCTTAGGTTCCCGGAGTATCTCAGCCTCGATTACGCCGACGGACGAGACGAAACTGCAGCAGCGTACCCGACGCTCGAAGACAAACTCGAGAAAGCGGCGATGGTCACGCGAACCGCGCTCGAACAGTACGAGCGCCCCGCAATCATGTGGACCGGCGGGAAGGACTCGACGGTCGTCCTCTACGTCGTCCGCGAAGTCGCCGCCGACCTCGGTGTCGACGTCCCCCCGGTCGTCTTCATCGACCACTTCGAACACTTCGACGAGACCGAGGCGTTCGTCCACGAGTGGACCGACCGCTGGGACCTCGACCTCGTCGTCGCCCGCAACGAAGACTTCGCCCGCCTCGGTGTCTCACCCGGTGACGAAGTCGCCGTCTCCGACCTGAGCGACGAGACTCGACGCGAACTCGCCCGCCTCGGCTACGAGGACGAGACGATTGTCCTCGACGCCGACACCTTCGAAGGAAACCACCTGCTGAAGACCGTCGCACTCAACGACGTCATCACCGAATACGGCTTCGACGGCATCTTCTCTGGCGTCCGCTGGGACGAACAGGACGCCCGCGCCGATGAGACGTTCTTCAGCCCCCGCCACGAGTCCGAGAAGTACCCGCCGCACGACCGCGTGCACTCGATTCTCCAGTTCACCGAGGCGGACATCTGGGGGACGTTCTGGAACTACATCGTCCCCGACGCCGTCGAGGGCTACCCGGTGGGCTTCGTTCCACAGTCGACTGACGACCTCCCAGAGGGCGTCCGCCCCGTCGACCTCCCCGTCTCGCCGAAGTACTTCGAAGGCTACCGCTCGCTCGGGACTGAATCCGGGTCGGCGAAGGACGACGACCGCCCCGCGTGGGTGCAGGACCTCGAAGCGAGCAAGGAACGCGCCGGTCGCGCACAGGACAAAGAAGACCTGATGGGTCGACTCCGCGACCTCGGCTACATGTAGAACGACGTTTTTTCACGTTCGGATTGCGCTTCGCGCAACCCCTCACCGAAAAAACCTCGACTAAAAAACTGCCGAGCGACTCGCTTCGCTCGCACTCGGGACAATCTCTCGTTGGACCGCGCGAATAGTTTTATTCGAGCGGCAGCAACAAATGACAATACAATGCCAAGAACGCACCGGCGAGGGTATCTCAAAGCGGTAGTTGGTGGGGGCATCAGTTCGCTTGCGGGATGTGTCGATTCCGTGGGGGAGTCGAGCGGAAACACAGCGACAATTCACGTTCCACAGCGGACGTTAGTCGATACCCGACTCGACATCAGCGTGACTGACGTCCCTTCCGAGACAGCAGTTTGGGTCGAGGCACACACCGAAGATGGTGCTGGGAAGCGATGGTTCAGTCGCAGTCTATTCGAACCCACCAACGGCAGAATCGACTTGCAGAGTGCCGACCCAATTCAGGGAACGTACAGAGAATCAGACGGAATGGGTCTCTTTTGGTCGTTACAACCGGACGACCTCAAAACACGTTCGTACGATACGAATCAACAAACGCAATCGGTACAGCTCCGAGTCCGTCCGGAGACCCCTGATGCCACTCCACTCGCCGAAACGACGGTCACCCGCCCGCTCGTACATCCGAGCAGCAAAGAAACGGACATCGAGAAGCCGATAGTTGGGACACTCGTCGAAGCACCGAACGACGGTCCTGCCCCGGGAGTCATCCTGTTTCATGGGTCCGCCGGCAACCGACCTATCGCACCCGCTCGTGCCCTCGCCAGTCATGGATTCACCGTCCTCGCACTGCAGTACGTTTCGAGTGAGCACGACAGCCTTCCAGACAATTTAGTCGAAGTCCCGATCGAATACGCAGACCAAGCCGTCCGTTGGTTGGCCGAGCAAGCTGTGACGACCGACGACCCGATTTGTCTCGGGGGGTTCTCTCGCGGTGGTGAGCTTGCGCTCTTGATGGGCAGTCGCCACGAGAACATCGGAGCAGTTGTCAACTGGGTCGGGTCGGGGCTCTTGTTCAACGCGGTCGTGCTGACAGACGATTCGACTGTCTCTCCGGACACCCCAGACACCTCTGCGTGGTCTCTCGACGGGGAACCACTCGCTCACCCCTCGGGTGAGGACTTCGAACCACGAGCAGACGTACTCGACGCCTACCAAACCTGGCTGGAAGAAGAGACGACAGACGAGACACTCGAGCGTGCAGAGATTCCGCTCTCTGAAATCGAGGCACCGATTTTGCTACTCTCAGCCGGGAGTGACGGTGTTTGGCCATCCAGATATCTCTTGACTCGAACGGAGCGACGTCTCGAAGCACTAGACTACGGCTATCGGTTTGAACATCATTCGTACGATGGGGCTGGCCACGGAATCAGTGTGCCATACCTCCCCTCCTGGAAAAACCGACCAGGAGGCCCGTTTGGCGGAACGATAGCCGGGACTGCAGCAGCCGAAGCAGACTCGTGGCCTCGTGTAATCGAGTTCTTCAACGTGGGGAGTAACAAGCGCAATCAGTAAGCCACGGTCGCGGTCTGGAGGTCTGTGACTGTAACTCACTGGAAAGAGAGGACCTGAAGATATCCACAGAAGCCACACCGTAGCGCCTATCTCCCTCAACCCGCTATCGCCCCCATGGCATCTGAGTGGGTCAGTCTCTTCTCCGGCGGCAAGGACTCCTCGTGGGCGCTCTATCAGGCGCTCGAAGAGGGATTGAACGTCACCCGCCTGCTGACCGTCCACCCGAGCGACGACTCGTACATGTACCACGTTCCCGCGACCGACCTCGCCGCACTCGCTGCCGAGAGTCTCGGTATCGAACTCGTCGAGGTCCATCCCGGCGACCTCGAAGCGACCGACGCGAGCGACTCCGGCGAGCAAGGCGATGCGGAACTCGAACCCCTCGAAGCGGCAGTCGAAGACCTCCAGTCAGAGATTGACCTCGCAGGCGTCACGGCGGGCGCAATCGAGAGTGAGTTCCAGACGAACCGAATTCAGGGGATGTGCGACCGCCTCGGCATCGACCTCTTTGCCCCCCTGTGGCAAGAGAACCCGCGCGAACTCGGTGAGGCGATGCTCGACGCTGGCTTCGAAATCACGCTGATTCAGGTTGCGGCCCACGGCCTCGACGAGTCGTGGCTCGGGCGAACCCTCGACGAAGACGCGCTCGACGAACTCGAAGAACTCAACGAGAAGTACGGCGTCCACATCCTCGGTGAAGGCGGCGAGTTCGAGACGCTCGTCACCGACGGCCCACACATGGACCGCCCGATAGAACTCGAATACGAGACTGAGTGGGAAGGAACCCACGGACGACTCCGCATTACAGACGCGTACCTCGGCTAAGCAGACGCTTCGAGGAGTTCGTATTCGAAAAAGTGCAAGTCCTATTCTGAGAATCGGCGACGACTGACGGACGTTCGTATTAGTCCGTCAGCCGCGAGTGAGCGCCGATGAGCGCGTTCGAGAGGTCGAGGTTCTCGATGTGCGTCTCCTCGTCGACGATGGACCCCTTCAGGTCGGCATTTTTGATGATTGCGCCCGGGAAGACGACCGAATCGTCGAGACTGGAGTCTTCGACGGTGGCGTCTGCCATGATGTGGACGTTCTTTCCGAGTTCAGTGTTGGAGACCGTCGCCGTCTCGTGGATGTAGTTCTCGCCTTCGAGATACCACGCGACTGCGTCGAGATAGCTCTGTGGCGTCCCGATGTCGAACCACGCACCGTCGAAGGTGTACGCGAACACGTCACCGTTCTGCTGGAGCCACTGCATGAACCAGCCCGGTTCGTCGGGGTTGTTGTCGCCCGAGAGGTACTCGTCGAACTTCGGCAGGTCGTCCGCAGGGATGGCGTAACACGCGATCGAGACGAGTGTGCTCTTCGGGTTCTCGGGCTTCTCCTGGAAGCTGATGACGCGATCACCGTCGAGTTCGACGAGTCCGTACGACTTCGCGCGGTCGAGGTCTTTCACGTCGTAGGCGGCCAGAGTCGGTGCTTCCTTCTCGTAGAAGAAGTCGACGAAGTCGGCGACGTCGAAACTGATGAGGTTGTCTCCGGCGATGACGACGAGGTCCTCGTCTACCTCTTCGCGGTCGATGAGTTGGGCGAGCGCACCGACCACACCGAACTTCTCGTCTTCGGCACTGGTGTCTTCGACCGACAGCGTCGGCTTTTCGTACGGCGATTCGTCGATGTACGTCTCGAACGACTCCGCGAATCGCTCGTTCGTACTGACGAATACTTCGGAGACCCGGTCGTCGGCTTCGAGGTCTTCGAAAATCGTGTCGATGACCGTCTGGTCACCGACCGGTAAGAACATCTTCGGTCGGTGTTTGGTAATCGGCCACAAGCGCGTTGCATACCCACCGGCAAGGACGACTGCCTTCATACACCTCAAATTCCGCCACTGAGTCAAGGTCTTTTTGCATCCTCTCTATTTTGCTGACAAATTCAGACTGTGACACGGCGGAAGGAATTTTCCCCCCTACTTCCTAGGGCGAACCATGTCAGACCGGGAGTCCACCGCGACGACCCGCCAGCGTATCGCCGACGCCCTCCGTGCCGACCCAGCAACTGCGTCAGAACTATCGACGAGTCTCGGTGTCCCGGCATCGTCCGTCTATGGCCACCTCCAACACGTCGCTCGTTCGGTCCACAGTGAAGGCGACGAGCAGTTTCTCGTCGCACCACCAGAGTGTCGAAGCTGTGGCTTCAGCGCCTTCGACGACCCGGTGAACTACCCGTCGCGGTGTCCCGAGTGCCGGAATGAGGGTATCGAAGAAGCCGTGTTCAAAATCGAGTGACGTAGCCGGAGTTTTTCGGTCGCGTCTGTTTACAGCGCGTCCAGTTCGTCGAGCAGCGTCTGTGCGCCTTCAGCAGACGACCCCGGCCCACGGGCCGTGATGAGGTCGCCATCGACCGTCACACTGGTGTCGGCGTCGAGTTCGGCGTCCCAGACGCCACCGGCGGCCTTCACTTCGTCTTCGACCCAGTAGGGGAGCTTCCGACCGTCGGGCATCAGGTCGTCGTCGTCGACGATTCCTTCTTCCCACTCGTTCGGGAACCCGGTGACGTTTCGACCGTCGACGAGGAACGACCCGTCCGCTTCACGGGTGAACCCGAGGATACCGACGGCGTGGCAGACGACGAGCGCCTTGCCCTCTCCACCGGCGACGGCCTGCAGGAGCGCCTGCCGAGCGTGTCGGTCCTGATTGATGTCCCACTCGGTTCCGTGACCGCCGGGGAAGACGACAGCGTCGTACTCGCGGGCGTCGACCTGGCCGAGTTTCTCGGGGTTCTGGAGACGCTCGTCGTTCTCGTGAACGTCCATCACGTGTTCGGCGAGTTCTTCGCCGACGTTCTCTGGGTCGACAGAGCGTTCGTCGACGACCGGCACGCCACCGGTTGGTGTGGCGACGGTGATGTCGACACCAGCGTCGGTCAGAGAGGTGAGTGGTTCGATACACTCCTCGCCCCAGTAGCCATGCTCGCTTACGATAAAGAGTGCTGACGTCATCGGACCACTGTACGGACTGCACGTAAATATGCCCCGGGGAGGCGGAAACCCGATGTGGGTTCTCAGACGCGGAGGTCCTCGGTGGGCAGCGGTTCGTGGCGGTCTGCCGTTCGCAGCAGTCTGTCGTTCGACGCGATTAGTCGTGGTTCGCGGGCGAATCGATTGTGACACCTTCGTCGACGAGGTGGCACGCCGCAGTCGACCCACGGGACGTTGCTTCGAGTTCGGGGTGGTCGCGTTCGCAGACGGTCGTGAACGCCTCGGCGAGTGTCCGCCGGGCCTGTTCGTCGTCCCCGTCGACCAGTGCCGAGAGTCCCTGCGAGAGGACTGTTTCGGCCTTCGGGTCCGAGAGCGTCTCGGGGACGTCGAACTCGCGTCGAAGTTCGGCCTCGACGGCGTCGTCCGAGACGGCCTCGGGAGCGTCTGCCTCGCCTTCGGCCACGAGGAACGTCCGAACGTCCTCCACGTCGACTCCCTTGTCGATGCGGAGCCGTAAGTCGAGGACACGACGCCACTCGGTCTGGTCGAGTGAAACCTGGTCGGGGGGAATGACCTCCGGACACCGAGTGTGGAATCTGCATCCCGAAGGCGGGTTCGACGGACTCGGGACGTCTCCTCTCAGTTCGACGCGCTCACCACGACGGGACGGGTCTGGCGTCGGAATCGACGAGATGAGTGCCCGCGTGTAAGGGTGCTGTGGCTCCTCGAACAACGTCTCCGTGTCGGCAATCTCGACGATTTCGCCGAGGTACATCACGGCCACACGGTCGCAGACCTCTCGGACGACACCGAGGTCGTGACTGATGAACACGATTGCGAGGCCGAACTCGGCCTGTAACTCGCGCATGAGCGAGATAATCTCGGCTTGGATGGAGACGTCCAGCGCCGAGACGGGTTCGTCGGCGACGACGAGGTCCGGGTT
The genomic region above belongs to Haloferax marinisediminis and contains:
- a CDS encoding ABC transporter ATP-binding protein, yielding MSSDSLLSVRGLKKHYPITQGVLKKEVGRVKAVDGISFDVAPGETLGIVGESGCGKSTAATSLLRLEEPTDGAIVFDGDDITEYDDTTLKRFRRRAQMMFQDPSSSFDPRMSVGESVAEPLAIHGMRDRNRRRRIVENLLERVGLSASDFDRYPHEFSGGQKQRIALARALVLNPDLVVADEPVSALDVSIQAEIISLMRELQAEFGLAIVFISHDLGVVREVCDRVAVMYLGEIVEIADTETLFEEPQHPYTRALISSIPTPDPSRRGERVELRGDVPSPSNPPSGCRFHTRCPEVIPPDQVSLDQTEWRRVLDLRLRIDKGVDVEDVRTFLVAEGEADAPEAVSDDAVEAELRREFDVPETLSDPKAETVLSQGLSALVDGDDEQARRTLAEAFTTVCERDHPELEATSRGSTAACHLVDEGVTIDSPANHD
- a CDS encoding transcriptional regulator, which codes for MSDRESTATTRQRIADALRADPATASELSTSLGVPASSVYGHLQHVARSVHSEGDEQFLVAPPECRSCGFSAFDDPVNYPSRCPECRNEGIEEAVFKIE
- a CDS encoding phosphoadenosine phosphosulfate reductase family protein — translated: MSEAFPDYLDVDYADGEGETPEDYPSIEDKIEKAIEVTKQGLEQYENPAVMWTGGKDSTLTLYFIKEVAERYDLEVPPAVFIDHYQHFDEIMDFVKHWADEWDLDVIWARNEDVGNYVDEHGLEPGDDIEVSGLSEHNQHHIRNILEYEEDTFPFLLDTYVGNHLLKTVALNDTLEEYDIDGVISGVRWDEQEARADETFFSPRHNPDIYPPHDRVQPILQFEESAVWDAFWYFAVPDTVENYPEDGYVPTSDEDLPEGVAQTDIPVSPKYFAGFRSLGSEVSTDKSAEEPAWLQDMENTTERAGRAQDKEDLMERLRDLGYM
- a CDS encoding glutaredoxin family protein → MTFQPESMDPEEVQTRVTEAIENNDVVLFMKGNRLMPQCGYSAKALELISQYVDEFETVDVLPALPHYRAALDDKSGWETIPQTFVDGEFIGGSDILEELDNRGELEATLTGEN
- a CDS encoding type 1 glutamine amidotransferase domain-containing protein — protein: MTSALFIVSEHGYWGEECIEPLTSLTDAGVDITVATPTGGVPVVDERSVDPENVGEELAEHVMDVHENDERLQNPEKLGQVDAREYDAVVFPGGHGTEWDINQDRHARQALLQAVAGGEGKALVVCHAVGILGFTREADGSFLVDGRNVTGFPNEWEEGIVDDDDLMPDGRKLPYWVEDEVKAAGGVWDAELDADTSVTVDGDLITARGPGSSAEGAQTLLDELDAL
- a CDS encoding acyl-CoA thioester hydrolase/BAAT C-terminal domain-containing protein, with the protein product MPRTHRRGYLKAVVGGGISSLAGCVDSVGESSGNTATIHVPQRTLVDTRLDISVTDVPSETAVWVEAHTEDGAGKRWFSRSLFEPTNGRIDLQSADPIQGTYRESDGMGLFWSLQPDDLKTRSYDTNQQTQSVQLRVRPETPDATPLAETTVTRPLVHPSSKETDIEKPIVGTLVEAPNDGPAPGVILFHGSAGNRPIAPARALASHGFTVLALQYVSSEHDSLPDNLVEVPIEYADQAVRWLAEQAVTTDDPICLGGFSRGGELALLMGSRHENIGAVVNWVGSGLLFNAVVLTDDSTVSPDTPDTSAWSLDGEPLAHPSGEDFEPRADVLDAYQTWLEEETTDETLERAEIPLSEIEAPILLLSAGSDGVWPSRYLLTRTERRLEALDYGYRFEHHSYDGAGHGISVPYLPSWKNRPGGPFGGTIAGTAAAEADSWPRVIEFFNVGSNKRNQ
- a CDS encoding glucose 1-dehydrogenase translates to MKAIVVKRGGDKPVVIDKPRPEPEPGEALVRTLRVGVDGTDHEVISGGHGGFPEGEDHLVLGHEAVGIVVDPNDTELEEGDIVVPTVRRPPQSGTNEYFEHHQPDMAPDGMYAERGIVGEHGFMSDFFTSPEEYLVRIPRSHAELGFLIEPISITEKALELAYASRSSFEWDPSSALVLGNGSLGLLTMAMLKSDDKAYERLYCLGRRDRPDPTIDIIEKLGGTYIDSRQTPVEDIPDEHEQMDFIYEATGFPKHAIQSVQALAPNGVGALLGVPSDWEFEVDAGAFHREMVLHNKALVGSVNSHVKHFESATVTFTKLPRWFLRDLVTGVYPLSDFEAAFDDDDTTIKTAIEFSSV
- a CDS encoding diphthine--ammonia ligase codes for the protein MASEWVSLFSGGKDSSWALYQALEEGLNVTRLLTVHPSDDSYMYHVPATDLAALAAESLGIELVEVHPGDLEATDASDSGEQGDAELEPLEAAVEDLQSEIDLAGVTAGAIESEFQTNRIQGMCDRLGIDLFAPLWQENPRELGEAMLDAGFEITLIQVAAHGLDESWLGRTLDEDALDELEELNEKYGVHILGEGGEFETLVTDGPHMDRPIELEYETEWEGTHGRLRITDAYLG
- a CDS encoding phosphoadenosine phosphosulfate reductase family protein, translating into MALRFPEYLSLDYADGRDETAAAYPTLEDKLEKAAMVTRTALEQYERPAIMWTGGKDSTVVLYVVREVAADLGVDVPPVVFIDHFEHFDETEAFVHEWTDRWDLDLVVARNEDFARLGVSPGDEVAVSDLSDETRRELARLGYEDETIVLDADTFEGNHLLKTVALNDVITEYGFDGIFSGVRWDEQDARADETFFSPRHESEKYPPHDRVHSILQFTEADIWGTFWNYIVPDAVEGYPVGFVPQSTDDLPEGVRPVDLPVSPKYFEGYRSLGTESGSAKDDDRPAWVQDLEASKERAGRAQDKEDLMGRLRDLGYM
- a CDS encoding DUF7110 family protein, translating into MSGRVYRLHSTLELPLEDVMDYFENDPTLPPEVEDVDITRRNNTLIIKAVSADDSLSKYTPTAQLKASVTENRVYEEEPPRAGAPSWGQEEEEEIPSELVEFACFKGDLETVLQNTALQYPMFLVLREIAMLSEKGTLTAITEESDELQATRIVEGEVRAASVEVVENPQQNSSADSGVNWRDNKFIS
- a CDS encoding sugar phosphate nucleotidyltransferase, which encodes MKAVVLAGGYATRLWPITKHRPKMFLPVGDQTVIDTIFEDLEADDRVSEVFVSTNERFAESFETYIDESPYEKPTLSVEDTSAEDEKFGVVGALAQLIDREEVDEDLVVIAGDNLISFDVADFVDFFYEKEAPTLAAYDVKDLDRAKSYGLVELDGDRVISFQEKPENPKSTLVSIACYAIPADDLPKFDEYLSGDNNPDEPGWFMQWLQQNGDVFAYTFDGAWFDIGTPQSYLDAVAWYLEGENYIHETATVSNTELGKNVHIMADATVEDSSLDDSVVFPGAIIKNADLKGSIVDEETHIENLDLSNALIGAHSRLTD
- the gfcR gene encoding transcriptional regulator GfcR; the encoded protein is MKNVDDLIASAAELADRGLSKGEIADELNVSRETASWLVDRSGAAAKPKPTEKPEGPDDIHVDWNAIGSGGKRLTYIGRALADLLTETHEDADVTIGIEKAGVPLATSVSRELETSLGAYAPAKHQWEEGDIEDLGGGFSRNFAPVEGRKCFIVDDTVTSGTTLRETIESIRAEGGEPLACVVIVDKQGVEEIDGVPVHSLINVVRVGEQ